From Streptomyces sp. NBC_00683, one genomic window encodes:
- a CDS encoding helix-turn-helix transcriptional regulator, producing MEALHGRRAEQARLTKFIGSVGRGAGALLIRGEAGIGKSKLLEAAVREAREQGLTVLSAQGIPAETRLPFGALHQMLWPLLRDESLPARSRETLKAALGQSTTMVPDLYGVAFAVLDLLVAASGPNPLLVVAEDAHWFDRPSAEVIGFVARRLAGERIAVLAALRPGNDDPFTDTGLPELLLGPLPAEAARTLLERQAHDLPLRIRTRILETARGNPLALLELPCAVRQSDETEGSLRTHLPTSARLERAFAARLPDIPGATRALLLVLAADGGCRPAELLAAATRVTSAPVSVEAIEPAVAAGLVTADNATVRFRHPLVASAVYQNAALGDRISTHAVLAAVLAAEPDRAVWHRAAAAMGPDPRITADLLAFADRAVARGALSVAVDALERAAALAATDSDRAAPLLHAAELACNLPDRRSRTAALLESTCLLDLGVRDRARRALLEELAGLRPADDPPFTRTLVDHALAAHRVGESDLARNLLWAAALRCWMHGSTAQLRSWFASVVEDLDPRMEDSHTALVLACLQPIERGRAVLRRAVRIREETPFDPAEMSRAVAIDGLLGEYPAVVADMAATASHIRAQGRAMMLARFLSVWAGADIWVGRWDRALNNSHECERLATALDEPVWRLMALGHRIAIAAHRSHTDEAEALGKEILTDPHLTPYLHAVTHRALGINALTAGHPHEAFDRLARLYDTADPVHHCFMETFTIAELADAGRAAGRIEQARTILDRLEPLTEHTTSSAFRISMNHARVQLAPDHEVESALTTALAAPGLTDWPYHRARLHLAYGQYLRRVRRVSDSRPHLGLALDLLQPLGAAHWAEQARNELRATGAPSPDTAPGPSTLTPQELHIARLAAEGLTNRDIGQHLNMSHRTVGAHLYKIFPKLGITSRNQLPKALHA from the coding sequence ATGGAGGCTTTGCACGGTCGGCGCGCCGAGCAGGCGCGGCTGACGAAGTTCATCGGATCGGTGGGACGGGGCGCGGGAGCACTTTTGATACGGGGCGAAGCGGGCATAGGGAAATCCAAGCTGCTGGAAGCCGCGGTGCGGGAGGCGCGCGAGCAGGGTCTGACCGTCCTGAGCGCCCAGGGCATCCCCGCGGAGACCCGGCTGCCGTTCGGGGCGCTGCACCAGATGCTGTGGCCGCTGCTGCGTGACGAAAGTCTGCCCGCCCGGTCGCGGGAGACCCTCAAGGCCGCACTCGGGCAGTCCACCACCATGGTCCCCGACCTGTACGGCGTCGCGTTCGCCGTCCTGGACCTGCTGGTGGCGGCCTCCGGGCCGAATCCGCTGCTCGTGGTCGCCGAGGACGCGCACTGGTTCGACCGGCCCTCTGCCGAGGTGATCGGCTTCGTCGCCCGCCGGCTCGCTGGCGAACGCATCGCGGTCCTGGCCGCCCTGCGCCCCGGCAACGACGACCCCTTCACCGACACGGGGCTGCCGGAACTGCTACTCGGGCCGCTACCGGCCGAGGCGGCCCGGACGCTTCTGGAACGCCAGGCTCACGATCTGCCTCTGCGGATCCGGACACGGATCCTGGAGACCGCGCGCGGCAACCCGCTCGCCCTCCTGGAACTGCCCTGCGCCGTCCGGCAGTCCGACGAGACCGAAGGCTCCCTGCGCACCCATCTGCCGACGAGCGCACGGCTGGAGCGGGCCTTCGCCGCCCGCCTTCCCGACATCCCCGGCGCGACCCGCGCGCTTCTGCTCGTCCTGGCCGCCGACGGCGGGTGCCGCCCGGCCGAACTCCTCGCCGCGGCTACCCGGGTCACCAGCGCACCGGTCAGCGTCGAGGCGATCGAGCCAGCCGTTGCCGCAGGGCTGGTCACGGCAGACAACGCGACCGTACGTTTCCGCCACCCCCTTGTCGCCTCCGCCGTCTACCAGAACGCCGCCCTGGGTGACCGCATCTCCACCCACGCCGTGCTCGCTGCAGTTCTGGCCGCCGAACCCGACCGGGCCGTCTGGCACCGGGCGGCCGCAGCTATGGGCCCCGACCCGCGGATCACCGCCGACCTGCTCGCCTTCGCCGACCGTGCCGTCGCACGCGGTGCCCTCTCCGTCGCCGTTGACGCCCTGGAACGAGCCGCTGCCCTGGCCGCCACTGACAGCGACCGGGCCGCACCGCTTTTGCATGCCGCCGAACTGGCCTGCAACCTCCCCGACCGCAGGTCCAGGACCGCCGCGCTCCTCGAGAGCACCTGCCTGCTCGACCTCGGCGTCCGCGACCGGGCCCGCCGCGCTCTGCTGGAGGAACTCGCCGGACTACGGCCCGCCGACGACCCTCCCTTCACCCGCACCCTCGTCGACCACGCCCTCGCGGCACACCGCGTCGGCGAGAGCGACCTGGCCCGCAACCTGCTCTGGGCAGCGGCCCTGCGCTGCTGGATGCACGGCAGCACCGCTCAACTGCGGTCCTGGTTCGCCTCCGTCGTCGAGGACCTCGACCCCCGGATGGAGGACAGCCACACCGCCCTGGTCCTGGCCTGCCTCCAGCCGATCGAACGCGGCCGGGCCGTCCTGCGCCGCGCGGTCCGCATCCGCGAGGAAACTCCCTTCGACCCGGCGGAGATGAGCCGCGCCGTCGCCATCGACGGCCTCCTCGGCGAATACCCCGCCGTCGTCGCCGACATGGCCGCCACCGCCTCCCACATCCGCGCCCAGGGCCGCGCCATGATGCTCGCCCGCTTCCTGAGCGTCTGGGCCGGAGCCGACATCTGGGTCGGCCGATGGGACCGCGCCCTCAACAACAGCCACGAGTGCGAACGCCTCGCCACCGCCCTCGACGAACCCGTCTGGCGGCTGATGGCCTTGGGCCACCGCATCGCCATCGCCGCCCACCGCTCCCACACCGACGAAGCGGAAGCCCTCGGCAAGGAGATCCTCACCGACCCCCACCTCACCCCCTACCTGCACGCAGTCACCCACCGCGCCCTCGGCATCAACGCGCTCACCGCCGGACACCCTCACGAAGCCTTCGACCGCCTGGCCCGCCTCTACGACACCGCCGACCCCGTCCACCACTGCTTCATGGAAACCTTCACCATCGCAGAACTCGCCGACGCCGGCCGCGCCGCAGGCCGCATCGAGCAGGCCCGCACCATCCTCGACCGCCTCGAACCCCTCACCGAGCACACCACCTCGAGCGCCTTCCGCATTTCCATGAACCACGCCCGCGTCCAGCTCGCCCCCGACCACGAGGTCGAATCGGCGCTCACCACCGCCCTCGCCGCCCCCGGCCTCACCGACTGGCCCTACCACCGCGCCCGGCTCCACCTCGCCTACGGCCAGTACCTGCGCCGCGTCCGCCGCGTCAGCGACTCCCGCCCCCACCTGGGCCTCGCCCTCGACCTCCTCCAACCCCTCGGCGCCGCCCACTGGGCCGAACAAGCCCGCAACGAACTACGCGCCACCGGTGCCCCCTCCCCCGACACCGCCCCCGGACCCAGCACCCTCACACCCCAAGAACTCCACATCGCCCGCCTCGCCGCCGAAGGACTCACCAACCGCGACATCGGCCAACACCTCAATATGTCCCACCGCACCGTCGGGGCCCACCTCTACAAGATCTTCCCTAAGCTCGGCATCACCTCCAGGAATCAACTCCCCAAGGCTCTCCACGCGTAG
- a CDS encoding IS110 family transposase — translation MIDISGIGAFLGLDVGKGEHHATAVTPAGKKGFDKRLPNSEPKLREVFGKLQTKHGTVLVVVDQPASIGALPLAVARDMGCPVAYLPGLTMRRIADLYPGEAKTDARDAFVIADAARVMPHTLRSVDLEDETIAELEMIVGFDDDLAGEATRVSNRLRGLLTQIHPHLERVLGPRIQHPAVLMLLERFGSPAQIRKAGRRRLITLIRPKAPRMAERLVEDIFTALDEQTVVVPGTDAAALIVPSLAGSLTAVLDQRKLLATRIEEQLANHPLSKVLTSMPGIGVRTGARILIDVGDGSSFPSAAHPAAYAGLAPATRSSGSSIRGEQPSRRGNKQLKRAFFLSAFAALADPASRAYYDKKIAQGKHHTQALLCLARRRADVLFAMLRDGTFYEPQPVAGR, via the coding sequence GTGATCGACATCAGCGGCATCGGCGCCTTCCTCGGCCTGGACGTCGGCAAGGGCGAACACCACGCCACCGCCGTCACGCCGGCCGGGAAGAAAGGCTTCGACAAGCGGCTGCCCAACAGCGAGCCCAAGCTCCGCGAGGTCTTCGGGAAACTGCAGACCAAGCACGGAACCGTGCTGGTGGTCGTGGACCAGCCGGCCTCCATCGGCGCTCTGCCGCTGGCGGTGGCCCGGGACATGGGCTGCCCGGTCGCCTATCTGCCGGGGCTGACGATGCGACGGATCGCCGATCTCTATCCGGGCGAGGCCAAGACCGATGCCCGCGACGCCTTCGTCATCGCGGACGCGGCCCGCGTCATGCCTCACACGCTCCGCTCGGTCGACCTCGAAGACGAGACCATCGCAGAGCTGGAGATGATCGTTGGGTTCGACGACGACCTGGCAGGCGAGGCGACGAGGGTCTCCAACCGGCTTCGCGGCCTGCTGACGCAGATTCACCCACACCTGGAGCGCGTCCTCGGCCCGCGGATCCAGCATCCGGCCGTCCTGATGCTCCTGGAACGGTTCGGGTCCCCGGCCCAGATCCGCAAGGCCGGACGCCGTCGGCTGATCACGCTGATACGGCCGAAGGCGCCGCGGATGGCCGAGCGACTGGTCGAGGACATCTTCACCGCGCTGGACGAACAGACCGTCGTCGTCCCGGGCACCGACGCGGCCGCACTGATCGTCCCCAGCCTGGCCGGGTCGCTGACCGCCGTCCTCGACCAACGCAAACTCCTCGCCACCAGGATCGAGGAACAGCTGGCCAACCACCCTCTTTCCAAGGTCCTGACATCCATGCCGGGCATCGGCGTCAGGACCGGAGCCAGGATCCTCATCGACGTCGGCGACGGCAGTTCGTTTCCGTCCGCCGCCCACCCCGCTGCCTACGCCGGCCTCGCCCCGGCAACCCGAAGTTCGGGCTCCTCGATCCGAGGCGAACAACCATCCCGCCGGGGAAACAAGCAGCTCAAACGGGCCTTCTTCCTCTCCGCATTCGCGGCTCTGGCCGACCCAGCCTCCCGGGCCTACTACGACAAGAAGATCGCTCAGGGCAAGCACCACACCCAGGCCCTGCTCTGCCTCGCCCGACGACGAGCCGACGTCCTCTTCGCGATGCTCCGCGACGGAACCTTCTACGAACCCCAACCCGTTGCAGGCAGGTGA
- a CDS encoding helix-turn-helix domain-containing protein, with amino-acid sequence MLLVDTSQVAASDRAEAVTAALTAGCVPSRILHQDPAGEVHATMHLWTIGPCKLVTAQATSLRQTRTPKHLRGDDQPEMLALAMQSHGPAQYDKGGHQQIVRTGDLMINDLTSPYEVNWPASGGSSAFNVTYDLLGVPVDLARRAAPLLHTSPLYGLVQRHLASLIRQAPVLSEDPGAPALAAATVELMRALIVSAAADDRLARPVRADTQLTRIMAYARQHLTDPRLTPARLAAVHNLSERSLYLLLQAAGISLEQWIITQRLEGARRDLAAEGKRHRTIASIARTWGFTDPSYFTRRFQRTYGVLPKDFRRAAQSPD; translated from the coding sequence GTGCTGCTCGTGGACACTTCGCAGGTCGCCGCGTCGGACCGGGCCGAGGCCGTCACCGCCGCGCTGACGGCCGGCTGCGTCCCTTCCCGGATCCTGCACCAGGACCCGGCGGGCGAGGTGCACGCCACGATGCATTTGTGGACGATCGGACCGTGCAAACTCGTCACCGCCCAGGCCACCAGCCTGCGCCAGACCCGCACCCCCAAGCACCTGCGCGGCGACGACCAGCCCGAGATGCTCGCGCTGGCGATGCAGTCCCACGGCCCGGCCCAGTACGACAAGGGCGGCCACCAGCAGATCGTGCGCACCGGCGACCTCATGATCAACGATCTGACATCGCCGTACGAGGTGAACTGGCCCGCCAGCGGCGGCTCCAGCGCGTTCAACGTCACCTACGACCTGCTCGGCGTACCGGTCGACCTGGCCCGCCGGGCGGCACCGCTGCTGCACACGTCCCCGTTGTACGGGCTCGTTCAGCGCCACCTCGCCTCGCTGATCCGCCAGGCGCCCGTGCTGTCCGAAGACCCGGGCGCCCCCGCCCTGGCTGCGGCGACCGTCGAGCTGATGCGTGCGCTCATCGTCTCGGCCGCGGCGGACGACCGGCTGGCCCGCCCGGTGCGGGCGGACACGCAACTCACGCGCATCATGGCCTACGCCCGCCAGCACCTGACCGATCCCCGTTTGACCCCCGCGCGCCTGGCCGCGGTCCACAACCTGTCGGAGCGCTCGCTCTACCTACTGCTTCAAGCCGCCGGAATCAGCCTGGAGCAGTGGATCATCACCCAGCGTCTGGAGGGCGCCCGCCGGGATCTGGCCGCCGAGGGAAAACGCCACCGCACCATCGCCTCCATCGCCCGCACCTGGGGTTTCACCGACCCGAGCTACTTCACCCGCCGCTTCCAACGCACCTACGGCGTGCTACCCAAGGACTTCCGGCGGGCGGCGCAGTCACCTGACTGA
- a CDS encoding recombinase family protein, translating to MDPQNTTASDADDVERHPCPRCGVQPGSPCRSRSGAVAGIYHTGRFKKVARLAKLLRVPAPADRGPGQPWRPGNPPSAAPESGAPGADICIGYARCSHLTQELQAQLDALSAHGIGRDKIFSEKISTRVRVRPQFEAALTLARETKAHAPHCRVLFTVYEMKRLGRSAAELTALADHLTAHGLVLEMLAGPLPGIYDPSGPGRTLFGFFAAMAETEREGIREATLEGLDAAARKGRHGGRPPVITDDMLHTVLRRRAAGESVEQIRPDLIIATGKRKGHNPGLASIYRALAEHEKRQAYPEAVAQAHADFTALRTD from the coding sequence ATGGACCCTCAGAACACCACCGCGAGCGACGCCGACGACGTCGAGCGCCACCCCTGCCCGCGCTGCGGCGTCCAGCCCGGCTCACCCTGCCGCTCCCGCTCCGGCGCGGTCGCCGGGATCTACCACACCGGCCGGTTCAAGAAGGTGGCCCGGCTCGCCAAGCTGCTCCGGGTACCGGCCCCGGCCGATCGTGGCCCCGGGCAGCCCTGGCGGCCCGGCAACCCACCGTCGGCCGCGCCCGAGAGCGGCGCCCCGGGCGCGGACATCTGCATCGGGTACGCCCGCTGCAGCCACCTCACCCAGGAGCTGCAGGCGCAGCTGGACGCGCTCAGCGCGCACGGCATCGGGCGCGACAAGATCTTCTCCGAAAAGATCAGCACCCGCGTCCGGGTCCGCCCGCAGTTCGAGGCCGCGCTCACCCTCGCCCGCGAGACCAAGGCCCACGCCCCGCACTGCCGGGTGCTGTTCACCGTGTACGAGATGAAGCGGCTCGGCCGCAGCGCGGCCGAGCTCACCGCGCTGGCCGACCACCTGACCGCCCACGGCCTGGTCCTGGAGATGCTGGCCGGCCCGCTGCCCGGCATCTACGACCCCTCCGGCCCCGGCCGGACGCTGTTCGGGTTCTTCGCCGCCATGGCCGAGACCGAGCGCGAGGGCATCCGCGAAGCCACCCTGGAGGGACTCGACGCCGCCGCCCGCAAGGGCAGGCACGGCGGCCGGCCGCCCGTCATCACCGACGACATGCTGCACACCGTGCTGCGGCGCCGAGCAGCGGGCGAGTCCGTCGAGCAGATCCGCCCCGACCTGATCATCGCCACCGGCAAGCGCAAGGGCCACAACCCCGGCCTGGCCAGCATCTACCGGGCCCTCGCCGAGCACGAGAAGCGCCAGGCGTACCCCGAAGCCGTCGCCCAGGCCCACGCCGACTTCACCGCCCTCCGGACCGACTGA
- a CDS encoding alpha/beta hydrolase, which yields MTFTHDLDQITRANASGRPPVVFVHGLWLLPGSWDRWAPLFSDAGYAPVLLGWPDDPDTIEEAQAHPEVFAGKSVGQIADHLADLVGRLEHAPALVGHSFGGLLVQILAGRGLAQATVAISPAPFRGVLPLPFAALRSSAPVLGNPANLHRAVPLTYEQFRYAFANAVTETEAHELYTAYCVPGAGKPIFQAATANINPWTEAKVDTENPQRGPLLVVTTDHDHTVPPAIAQASYKKQARNSGTTEITSLRGRGHSLTIDAGWHEVADTALAFVRRSL from the coding sequence ATGACCTTCACCCATGACCTCGACCAGATCACCCGGGCCAACGCCTCAGGACGTCCGCCGGTGGTATTCGTCCACGGACTGTGGCTGCTGCCCGGCAGCTGGGACCGATGGGCGCCCCTGTTCTCCGACGCCGGGTACGCACCCGTCCTTCTCGGCTGGCCCGACGACCCCGACACCATCGAGGAGGCCCAGGCCCACCCGGAGGTGTTCGCCGGGAAGAGCGTCGGGCAGATCGCCGACCACCTCGCCGACCTCGTCGGCCGCCTCGAACACGCCCCGGCCCTTGTCGGGCACTCCTTCGGCGGACTGCTGGTACAGATCCTCGCCGGCCGCGGCCTGGCCCAGGCCACCGTCGCGATCAGCCCCGCCCCCTTCCGCGGCGTCCTGCCGCTGCCGTTCGCAGCCCTGCGCTCCTCCGCGCCCGTCCTGGGCAACCCCGCCAACCTCCACCGGGCCGTCCCGCTGACCTACGAACAGTTCCGGTACGCCTTCGCCAACGCCGTCACCGAGACCGAGGCGCACGAGCTGTACACCGCCTACTGCGTGCCCGGAGCGGGCAAGCCGATCTTCCAGGCGGCCACCGCGAACATCAACCCGTGGACCGAGGCCAAGGTCGACACGGAGAACCCGCAGCGCGGTCCGCTGCTGGTCGTCACCACCGACCACGACCACACGGTCCCTCCCGCGATCGCCCAGGCCAGCTACAAGAAGCAGGCCCGCAACAGCGGCACCACCGAGATCACCTCCCTCCGCGGCCGCGGCCACAGCCTCACCATCGACGCCGGCTGGCACGAAGTCGCCGACACCGCCCTGGCCTTCGTCCGCCGCTCCCTCTGA